A portion of the Clostridiales bacterium genome contains these proteins:
- a CDS encoding ABC transporter permease: protein MAKYILKRLLLLIPVLIGVSILVFVVMHVFTADPTSIILGQHATADQIEKLRMQLGLKDPLYVQYWNFFKNAIRGNLGNSLITQTSVTKEILSRFPATIELALAAIIIASVFGILIGIISAVKQNSIIDYLSMVFALIGVSMPIFWLGLILIVLFAVQLHLVPVSGRIQLGLEPVNITGFYILDSILTGNMEALKSALSHMILPAAALGSYSTAIIARMTRSTMLEVIRQDYIRTARAKGLFERAVIMKHALRNALIPIITVIGLQLGSLLGGAVLTETVFSWPGVGSYVVDSILKSDYPVVQGAVMLMAVVFVVVNLIVDIIYAYLDPRIKYS, encoded by the coding sequence ATGGCTAAGTATATTTTAAAAAGATTATTATTATTGATACCCGTACTTATAGGGGTATCAATACTTGTTTTCGTAGTTATGCATGTATTTACGGCTGATCCTACAAGCATAATTTTGGGACAACATGCCACTGCCGACCAGATAGAAAAATTAAGAATGCAGCTAGGCTTAAAGGATCCTCTGTATGTGCAGTACTGGAACTTTTTTAAAAATGCGATAAGGGGCAATCTCGGGAATTCTCTTATAACGCAGACTTCCGTTACAAAAGAGATATTGTCGCGATTTCCGGCTACGATAGAGCTTGCTCTTGCTGCAATTATCATAGCTTCGGTTTTTGGAATATTGATAGGCATAATATCTGCAGTAAAACAAAATTCTATTATAGATTATTTGAGCATGGTATTTGCATTAATAGGAGTATCCATGCCAATATTCTGGTTAGGGCTCATATTGATCGTATTGTTTGCTGTACAGCTTCATTTAGTACCTGTATCCGGACGCATACAGCTTGGGCTGGAACCTGTGAATATCACGGGCTTTTATATACTGGACAGCATTTTAACGGGCAATATGGAAGCACTTAAGAGTGCATTAAGCCATATGATACTTCCGGCCGCGGCATTGGGTTCATATTCTACGGCAATTATTGCAAGGATGACAAGATCCACCATGTTAGAGGTGATACGGCAGGATTATATACGTACAGCCAGGGCAAAGGGACTGTTTGAGAGGGCAGTGATAATGAAACATGCTTTGAGGAATGCCTTGATCCCGATAATTACAGTTATAGGACTTCAGCTCGGCTCGCTGCTTGGCGGGGCGGTCCTCACGGAAACGGTGTTTTCGTGGCCCGGAGTCGGAAGTTATGTGGTGGATTCTATTTTAAAATCAGATTATCCCGTTGTTCAAGGTGCCGTGATGTTAATGGCCGTGGTTTTTGTAGTTGTAAATCTGATTGTGGATATTATATATGCGTATCTTGACCCGAGAATTAAATATTCATAA
- a CDS encoding ABC transporter substrate-binding protein, which produces MKKAVALIISLIIVFSVFAAGCGTKQTANKSLKIFYYAQGADPRGLDPAWVDDGESAKVTVQIYDTLVNYKKDSTEIVPGLAEKWEISPDGKEYTFHLKKGVKFHDGTDFNADAVVYNVERQLPPKVKDDMPYASFTFGAVDKVEKIDDYTVKFILKQPYTPFLANLAMSLAAPIASPTALKAHNDNLNESPVGTGPYKFVKWDKGQSITLERNPNYWGTKPDADKIIFKFEKENSVRANDLIAGQIDMMDGLDPNDIPKLKEKELTIFQDKGMNINYLAFNCSRAPFNDPKLREAVSYAINRDELVKYLYQGYAEVANSPLPSFIPGYDDTVKPYEYNPDKAKQMLKDLGKENLQVKIITYSNPRPYNAVGGQKLAEAVQNYLSKVGIKATIQTYQWTEYKQKSMQGEGDILFYGWTGDNGDADNFLSLFDSNEIKSSLNVAKYTNKQVDELLVKGRLTPNGTERDNIYKQIQQIVAKDAPWILISHGTNLAASSPKIKGFYVHRTGSVFLKDVTKE; this is translated from the coding sequence ATGAAAAAGGCAGTAGCTTTAATTATTTCGCTAATAATAGTATTTTCGGTATTTGCAGCCGGCTGCGGTACAAAGCAAACTGCAAATAAATCACTTAAGATATTTTATTATGCACAAGGCGCTGATCCAAGAGGGCTTGATCCTGCATGGGTCGACGATGGAGAGTCTGCAAAAGTTACAGTGCAGATATACGATACTCTGGTAAATTATAAAAAGGACAGCACTGAAATAGTTCCCGGACTTGCTGAAAAGTGGGAAATAAGTCCTGATGGAAAAGAGTATACCTTCCACCTGAAAAAGGGTGTAAAGTTCCATGACGGCACCGACTTTAATGCCGATGCAGTAGTATACAATGTAGAAAGACAGCTGCCTCCAAAAGTGAAGGATGATATGCCATATGCATCATTTACATTCGGAGCAGTTGACAAAGTAGAAAAAATCGATGATTACACCGTAAAGTTCATATTAAAACAACCTTATACACCATTCCTTGCGAACCTTGCTATGAGTCTTGCAGCACCTATTGCAAGCCCGACAGCCCTTAAGGCTCATAATGATAACTTAAATGAAAGCCCTGTTGGAACAGGCCCGTATAAGTTTGTGAAATGGGATAAGGGGCAGTCGATAACACTTGAAAGGAACCCGAATTACTGGGGGACAAAACCAGATGCGGATAAGATCATTTTCAAATTTGAGAAAGAGAATTCCGTTCGCGCAAATGACCTTATCGCAGGGCAGATCGACATGATGGACGGACTTGATCCTAATGATATTCCAAAGCTGAAAGAAAAGGAGCTTACCATATTCCAGGATAAGGGCATGAACATCAATTACCTTGCATTTAACTGCTCAAGAGCTCCATTTAATGACCCGAAATTGAGGGAAGCCGTTTCCTATGCCATAAACCGTGATGAACTTGTAAAGTATCTGTACCAGGGATATGCAGAAGTTGCAAATAGTCCGCTTCCGAGCTTTATACCAGGCTATGATGATACAGTTAAGCCTTATGAGTATAATCCGGATAAGGCTAAGCAGATGCTGAAGGATTTGGGTAAGGAAAATTTGCAGGTAAAGATAATAACTTATTCTAATCCAAGACCGTATAACGCAGTCGGAGGCCAGAAACTTGCCGAAGCAGTACAGAATTATTTGAGCAAGGTCGGAATAAAAGCAACGATTCAAACATACCAGTGGACAGAATATAAGCAGAAATCGATGCAGGGCGAAGGCGATATCCTGTTTTATGGCTGGACGGGCGACAATGGTGATGCCGATAATTTCTTATCACTTTTTGACTCGAATGAGATCAAGTCGAGCCTGAATGTAGCCAAGTATACAAACAAACAGGTTGACGAACTCCTTGTAAAGGGGAGGCTTACACCAAACGGCACTGAAAGGGATAATATTTACAAGCAGATACAGCAGATAGTTGCAAAGGATGCTCCGTGGATTTTGATATCTCATGGTACAAATCTTGCGGCAAGCTCTCCCAAGATAAAAGGATTTTATGTTCACAGGACGGGTTCGGTATTTCTAAAGGATGTTACCAAGGAATGA
- a CDS encoding DUF1573 domain-containing protein, protein MKDLIFDDFQEQVAEILIRHKSIIDILTKLQEAEARLNRAVAKSVTTCGCLQIDAKKQCISCDMPKDVTFEELSNMMKSHLKGSLCDNCRNIIEKEMGNNIFYIVSLCNALGINLYDVFLEEYDRLKLLGKYDMR, encoded by the coding sequence ATGAAAGATTTGATATTTGATGATTTTCAGGAACAGGTGGCTGAAATACTGATAAGGCACAAAAGTATTATAGATATTTTAACAAAACTCCAGGAGGCGGAAGCAAGACTTAACAGGGCCGTTGCAAAATCTGTTACTACTTGCGGGTGCCTTCAGATAGATGCAAAAAAGCAATGTATATCCTGTGACATGCCAAAAGATGTGACTTTCGAAGAGCTCAGCAATATGATGAAAAGCCATTTAAAAGGCAGCCTCTGCGATAATTGCAGGAATATAATTGAAAAGGAAATGGGAAACAATATATTTTATATAGTTTCTCTTTGCAATGCTCTCGGCATTAATCTATATGATGTTTTTTTGGAGGAATATGACAGGTTAAAGCTGTTGGGAAAATATGACATGAGATAA
- the disA gene encoding DNA integrity scanning diadenylate cyclase DisA — translation MKEKRKREIEFLNILKILSPGTLLREGLDNVLKSRTGALIVIGDSEDVLKIIDGGFSINSDYSPSYLYELAKMDGAIIISSDLKKILYANTQLVPDPSIPTLETGTRHKAADRVAKQTDATVISISQRRNIITVYKGNIKYVLRDTSIILSIANQAIQTLEKYKNALDRAARNLSVLEFQDFVTLYDVAVAIQRTEMVLRIVREVERYICELGDEGNLVSMQMNELVNGVETDGIYLIKDYHSSDEDEDHMKTWNDISDMDYDKLLDILEICKMLGYPEDMEVLDEIITPRGYRMLSKIPRLPMSIISNLVKEFLNFQSILKASADELDSVEGIGEVRTRAIIDGLKRLKEQVMMERHI, via the coding sequence ATGAAAGAAAAAAGAAAAAGGGAAATTGAATTTTTGAATATTTTAAAAATCCTTTCGCCGGGAACACTGCTGAGGGAAGGACTGGACAATGTATTAAAATCGCGTACAGGAGCTTTAATCGTAATCGGAGACAGTGAGGATGTTCTTAAGATAATAGATGGAGGTTTTAGCATAAACAGCGATTATTCTCCTTCGTATCTATATGAGCTTGCAAAAATGGATGGAGCCATAATCATAAGCAGCGACCTTAAAAAGATATTGTATGCCAATACCCAGCTTGTACCAGATCCTTCAATACCGACTTTAGAAACCGGGACCAGGCATAAGGCTGCCGATAGAGTGGCTAAGCAGACTGATGCCACAGTAATATCCATCTCTCAGAGGAGAAATATAATCACAGTATATAAGGGAAACATAAAATATGTCTTAAGAGATACATCGATAATATTATCCATAGCAAATCAAGCAATACAGACTCTCGAAAAATATAAAAATGCGCTCGACCGGGCGGCAAGAAACCTGTCGGTCCTTGAATTCCAAGATTTTGTGACGCTGTATGATGTAGCAGTTGCTATCCAGCGAACCGAGATGGTTTTAAGAATAGTAAGAGAAGTTGAAAGATATATATGCGAACTCGGGGATGAGGGCAATCTTGTAAGCATGCAGATGAATGAACTCGTAAATGGTGTTGAGACGGATGGTATATACCTTATAAAGGATTACCATTCCTCAGATGAGGATGAGGATCACATGAAAACCTGGAATGATATATCCGATATGGATTATGATAAGCTTCTGGACATTCTTGAGATATGCAAGATGCTGGGATATCCTGAAGACATGGAGGTACTAGATGAGATAATTACGCCCAGGGGATACAGGATGCTAAGCAAGATACCCAGGCTTCCGATGTCGATTATATCAAATCTTGTAAAAGAATTTCTAAATTTTCAGAGCATACTTAAAGCCTCTGCCGACGAGCTTGACAGCGTTGAAGGTATAGGAGAAGTAAGGACAAGAGCAATAATCGATGGTTTAAAAAGGCTAAAAGAGCAAGTTATGATGGAAAGGCATATATAA
- the radA gene encoding DNA repair protein RadA, translating to MKSKTVFICSECGYESLRWLGKCPGCGSWNTMVEEIKQDKKTEQFAGNSQPVKLNDVKVMDEERYKTGLKELDRVLGGGIVKGSLILVGGDPGIGKSTLLLQISNSIGKENKTILYISGEESEKQIKIRASRLGVDSDNLYIVSETDIDLIEKFIEDIKPDIAVIDSIQTMYRGELTSAPGSVSQVREATGRLMRIAKSMNVAIFIVGHVTKEGSIAGPRVLEHMVDTVLYFEGERHHTYRILRAVKNRFGSTNEIGIFEMRDTGLVEVPNPSELMLTGRPENVPGNVVVSSIEGTRPVLVELQALVSQTSFGMPRRMATGIDYNRVVLLMAVLEKRAGMQLQTCDAYVNVAGGIKVDEPAVDLGIILSVASSFKNKEINSEMAVMGEVGLTGEVRGISYIEKRIQEAYKLGFKSVVLPKDNAKNIKGFSEIKIYGVQNIYEALDIALKS from the coding sequence ATGAAATCGAAAACTGTTTTTATATGCAGCGAGTGCGGATATGAATCTTTAAGATGGCTTGGCAAATGTCCCGGGTGCGGAAGCTGGAACACCATGGTAGAAGAAATAAAGCAGGACAAAAAAACGGAGCAGTTTGCAGGAAATTCACAGCCTGTAAAATTAAATGATGTAAAGGTAATGGATGAAGAAAGATATAAAACAGGGTTGAAAGAGCTTGACAGGGTTCTGGGCGGAGGCATCGTAAAAGGATCTCTGATACTTGTAGGCGGCGATCCTGGAATCGGGAAATCGACTTTGCTTTTGCAGATATCAAATAGTATAGGAAAGGAAAACAAAACAATACTATATATATCGGGGGAAGAATCGGAAAAACAGATTAAAATCAGGGCTTCAAGGCTTGGAGTCGACAGCGACAATTTATATATAGTATCGGAGACCGATATAGATTTGATTGAAAAGTTTATCGAAGATATCAAGCCGGATATAGCAGTAATCGATTCCATACAGACGATGTACAGAGGAGAGCTTACTTCCGCACCAGGAAGCGTAAGCCAGGTAAGGGAAGCGACGGGAAGGCTGATGCGTATCGCAAAATCCATGAATGTAGCCATTTTTATAGTAGGGCATGTTACGAAGGAGGGCTCCATCGCGGGGCCGAGAGTCCTTGAGCATATGGTCGATACGGTATTGTACTTTGAAGGCGAAAGGCATCATACATACAGGATATTGAGAGCAGTTAAAAACAGGTTTGGCTCGACAAATGAAATAGGTATATTTGAGATGAGGGATACGGGACTTGTTGAAGTGCCGAATCCTTCAGAGCTTATGTTAACTGGAAGGCCAGAAAACGTACCCGGGAATGTGGTAGTCTCGAGCATTGAAGGAACGAGGCCGGTTTTGGTTGAGCTTCAGGCACTGGTTAGCCAAACAAGTTTTGGGATGCCAAGGCGTATGGCTACAGGCATAGATTATAACAGAGTGGTGCTGCTTATGGCCGTACTTGAAAAGAGGGCGGGAATGCAGCTTCAGACATGCGATGCATATGTAAATGTCGCAGGTGGAATAAAAGTTGATGAGCCTGCAGTCGACCTTGGAATAATATTGTCTGTCGCATCAAGTTTTAAAAATAAGGAGATTAACTCCGAGATGGCTGTAATGGGAGAAGTCGGCCTGACAGGAGAAGTGCGCGGAATAAGTTATATTGAAAAACGGATACAAGAAGCATATAAATTAGGCTTTAAGTCTGTTGTCTTGCCAAAGGACAACGCAAAAAATATTAAAGGTTTTTCCGAAATCAAAATATATGGTGTTCAAAATATTTATGAAGCGCTGGATATAGCTCTTAAAAGCTAG
- a CDS encoding ATP-dependent Clp protease ATP-binding subunit, with translation MMFGRFTERAQKVLLLAQEEAQYFDHTYVGTEHILLGIIKEGEGSASKILQNMGVTLDKVREQVENIEGRGTPSMYQTEMALTPRTKRLLELSIVEARNLGHNYVGPEHMLLGLIREGEGVGVAALESLGVDFNRLRQELIDSMGMGESTGKEADVSQKGANTPTLNQYGRDLTEMAKEGKLDPVIGRENETERVIEILSRRTKNNPVLIGEPGVGKTAVVEGLAEKIVEGRMPELLRNKRVVVLDLSSMVAGSKYRGEFEERLKKVMAEIRKAGNVILFIDEMHTIIGAGAAEGAIDASNILKPALARGELQCIGATTIEEYRKYVEKDPALERRFQPVMVGEPDKRAAVEILKGLRDKYEAHHRVKITDEAIETAVELSDRYITDRYLPDKAIDLMDEAAARVRLQMFTPPDDLKKLEDRLSAIEKEKEESIRSQEFEKAAKFRDEERKLKNKLDGLKGNWKNQNEASNPIVGPEEIAQVVAKWTNIPVSKLTEKESERLLHLEEILHKRVIGQDEAVKAISRAVRRARVGLKDPKRPIGSYIFLGPTGVGKTELSKALAEAMFGDENAMVRIDMSEYMEKYSVSRLIGSPPGYVGYDEGGQLTEAVRRHPYSVVLFDEIEKAHPDVFNILLQILEDGRLTDGQGRTVNFKNTIIIMTSNVGAETIRKQRTMGFSTDEGESERSYDRMKDNVLEELRKTFRPEFLNRLDEVIVFHQLEESDLEKIVSLMLKDVGKRLDDLNIHVEFSDAAKKVLTKEGFDINYGARPLRRAIQKTVEDRLSEEMLRGNIKKGDSVDIDAENGELEFIKK, from the coding sequence ATGATGTTTGGAAGATTTACGGAAAGGGCTCAGAAGGTTTTGCTTCTGGCTCAGGAAGAGGCTCAGTATTTTGATCATACTTATGTAGGGACTGAACATATACTTCTCGGTATCATAAAAGAAGGAGAAGGCAGTGCTTCAAAGATATTGCAAAATATGGGAGTAACGCTTGATAAAGTAAGAGAACAGGTGGAAAATATTGAAGGAAGAGGTACACCTTCCATGTATCAGACGGAGATGGCCTTGACTCCCAGGACAAAGAGACTGCTTGAATTATCCATTGTTGAAGCAAGGAATCTGGGGCACAATTATGTTGGCCCTGAACATATGCTTCTCGGACTTATAAGAGAAGGGGAAGGTGTCGGAGTCGCTGCTCTTGAATCCCTTGGAGTAGATTTTAACAGATTAAGGCAGGAACTTATAGATAGCATGGGAATGGGCGAATCTACGGGCAAGGAAGCGGATGTATCGCAAAAGGGTGCAAATACGCCGACGCTCAATCAGTATGGACGCGATCTTACAGAAATGGCAAAGGAAGGCAAGCTCGACCCGGTTATAGGAAGAGAAAACGAAACCGAAAGGGTTATCGAGATACTTTCAAGAAGAACAAAAAATAATCCGGTGCTAATAGGTGAGCCTGGAGTTGGAAAGACGGCTGTGGTTGAGGGTTTGGCTGAAAAGATAGTAGAAGGCAGGATGCCTGAGTTGCTGAGGAATAAAAGAGTTGTCGTACTTGATCTTTCGTCGATGGTAGCCGGTTCGAAATATAGAGGCGAATTTGAAGAAAGGTTAAAGAAGGTAATGGCTGAGATAAGAAAGGCCGGAAACGTGATACTATTTATAGATGAGATGCATACCATAATAGGTGCAGGTGCCGCAGAAGGTGCGATTGATGCATCGAATATATTGAAACCTGCCCTTGCAAGGGGTGAATTGCAGTGCATCGGTGCGACGACTATTGAAGAATACAGGAAATATGTCGAAAAGGATCCTGCGCTCGAACGAAGGTTCCAGCCTGTTATGGTAGGAGAACCTGACAAAAGAGCGGCAGTTGAGATATTAAAAGGACTGAGGGATAAATATGAAGCCCATCACAGGGTAAAGATTACTGATGAAGCAATTGAAACGGCGGTTGAACTTTCGGATAGGTATATAACAGACAGATACCTGCCCGATAAAGCAATAGATCTAATGGATGAGGCCGCTGCCAGAGTAAGGCTTCAGATGTTTACGCCGCCCGATGATTTGAAAAAATTAGAGGACAGGTTGAGCGCAATTGAGAAAGAAAAGGAAGAGTCCATAAGAAGCCAGGAATTTGAAAAAGCTGCAAAATTCAGGGATGAAGAAAGGAAATTAAAGAATAAATTAGATGGCCTCAAAGGGAACTGGAAAAATCAGAATGAAGCTTCAAACCCTATTGTAGGACCTGAAGAGATCGCCCAGGTTGTTGCAAAGTGGACCAATATACCTGTAAGCAAGCTTACAGAAAAGGAATCCGAAAGGCTGCTGCATCTTGAAGAGATACTTCATAAAAGGGTAATCGGCCAGGATGAAGCTGTAAAGGCAATATCAAGGGCTGTCAGAAGAGCCAGAGTTGGCCTTAAAGATCCTAAAAGGCCGATCGGTTCCTATATATTCTTAGGACCCACGGGGGTAGGAAAGACCGAGCTTTCCAAAGCGCTGGCGGAAGCAATGTTCGGTGATGAAAATGCGATGGTCAGGATAGATATGTCTGAGTATATGGAAAAATATTCGGTGTCCAGGCTTATAGGATCTCCTCCGGGATATGTCGGCTATGATGAAGGCGGTCAGCTTACAGAAGCCGTGAGACGGCATCCGTATTCGGTGGTTCTATTTGATGAAATCGAAAAGGCCCATCCCGATGTATTCAACATTTTGCTGCAGATACTCGAAGATGGAAGGCTTACGGATGGACAGGGAAGAACAGTCAACTTCAAGAATACCATAATCATAATGACATCAAATGTTGGTGCGGAAACCATAAGAAAGCAAAGGACTATGGGATTCTCGACCGATGAAGGGGAATCTGAAAGATCATATGACAGGATGAAGGATAATGTGCTTGAAGAGCTTCGAAAGACTTTCAGGCCGGAATTTTTAAACAGGCTGGATGAAGTCATCGTGTTCCATCAGCTTGAAGAAAGTGATCTTGAAAAAATAGTTTCATTGATGCTCAAGGACGTCGGAAAAAGGCTTGATGATCTCAATATCCATGTTGAGTTTTCGGATGCTGCGAAGAAGGTTTTGACTAAAGAGGGGTTTGATATAAACTATGGTGCAAGACCATTGAGACGTGCTATACAAAAGACAGTAGAGGATAGATTATCTGAAGAAATGCTTAGGGGCAATATAAAAAAGGGTGACAGCGTGGATATCGACGCTGAAAATGGAGAACTTGAGTTCATTAAGAAGTAA
- a CDS encoding protein arginine kinase, translated as MGNWINEEGPESDIIFSSRVRLARNVKGYRFPHMMSVEEAKKIIQKCSDAILKSNTVLSKEFRLIELSKITPTDRMAMVEQHVISPGLVDNCEKSAVLINKDSTVSIMINEEDHIRLQVIYPGFQLREVYELASNIDDVIEENIDYAYDQKIGYLTACPTNIGTGIRASVMLHLPGLSVTKNINGMLNAVSQVGLTIRGIYGEGSNVQGNIYQISNQITLGLSEEEIISNLAAVTKQLIDKERAARQRLKESNMTMVEDTAWRSLGILKNARILSSSECLNLLSNVRLGKELGIIDGIDPILLNEIMINMQPANLVKREGKELSPELRDIKRAEYVREKLK; from the coding sequence ATGGGGAACTGGATAAACGAAGAAGGTCCGGAAAGCGACATCATTTTTTCAAGCAGGGTAAGGCTTGCAAGGAATGTAAAGGGATATCGCTTCCCTCATATGATGAGTGTTGAAGAGGCAAAAAAAATCATACAAAAGTGCAGCGATGCGATTTTAAAAAGCAATACCGTGCTTTCCAAAGAGTTTCGCCTTATCGAACTTTCAAAGATCACTCCGACAGACAGGATGGCGATGGTTGAGCAACATGTTATAAGCCCGGGGCTTGTAGATAACTGTGAAAAGTCGGCGGTGCTTATAAATAAAGATTCAACCGTCAGCATCATGATAAATGAAGAGGATCACATAAGGCTGCAGGTCATTTACCCTGGGTTTCAGCTGCGGGAAGTTTATGAACTTGCAAGCAATATAGACGATGTCATTGAAGAAAATATCGATTATGCATATGATCAGAAAATAGGTTATCTTACGGCTTGCCCTACGAATATAGGGACAGGAATCAGAGCTTCAGTTATGTTACATCTTCCCGGTTTGTCCGTTACTAAAAACATTAATGGAATGTTGAATGCGGTAAGCCAGGTAGGGCTTACTATAAGGGGAATATACGGAGAAGGCTCGAACGTACAGGGTAATATATACCAGATATCAAACCAGATAACGCTAGGTCTTTCCGAAGAGGAGATAATATCCAACCTTGCTGCAGTCACAAAGCAGCTGATCGATAAGGAAAGAGCCGCAAGGCAGAGATTAAAGGAATCAAATATGACCATGGTTGAAGACACTGCATGGAGATCCCTTGGGATACTTAAAAATGCGAGAATATTATCGAGCAGCGAATGCTTGAATCTCCTATCAAATGTAAGGCTTGGGAAAGAATTAGGAATAATTGACGGGATAGATCCCATTTTATTGAACGAAATTATGATAAATATGCAGCCTGCTAATTTGGTTAAAAGGGAAGGAAAGGAACTTTCACCTGAATTAAGGGACATAAAGCGGGCCGAATATGTACGAGAAAAGTTGAAATGA
- a CDS encoding UvrB/UvrC motif-containing protein has product MLCEICNERPATVHITKIINGVKSEFHICEQCARERNEFNIGSDVTDFVAPFSFSNILTGLMDFTGNNPVTYQTEKHIKCPACGLDFEEFKRTGMLGCSECYHAFADRLEPIIKRIHGNTQHTGKVPRRTGGLIRIKRDTERLKYELKKAIDSEEFEKAAKLRDRIKELENKDNNKGV; this is encoded by the coding sequence ATGTTATGTGAGATTTGTAATGAAAGACCCGCAACAGTGCATATCACAAAAATAATAAACGGAGTAAAGAGTGAATTCCATATTTGTGAACAATGTGCGAGAGAGAGAAATGAATTTAACATAGGCAGCGATGTAACGGACTTTGTCGCTCCTTTCTCGTTTTCGAATATACTGACAGGGCTTATGGATTTTACAGGAAACAATCCTGTTACGTACCAGACGGAAAAGCATATAAAATGTCCGGCATGCGGGCTCGACTTTGAAGAGTTTAAAAGAACGGGCATGCTTGGATGCAGTGAATGCTATCATGCTTTTGCGGACAGACTTGAACCTATAATAAAAAGAATACATGGAAATACACAGCATACAGGCAAGGTACCAAGAAGAACCGGCGGACTTATAAGGATTAAGAGGGACACCGAGAGATTAAAATATGAGCTTAAGAAGGCTATAGACAGCGAGGAATTTGAAAAAGCTGCGAAACTCAGGGATAGAATAAAAGAACTGGAGAATAAGGATAATAACAAGGGGGTGTAA
- a CDS encoding CtsR family transcriptional regulator, with protein sequence MPRLSDLIEEFIKRMFEETDGDILEIQRNELANHFGCAPSQINYVLMTRFNTDRGYYIESKRGGGGSIRITRISLDGNDYLNKLISEKIGGEITQRAAESYIDAFLDHNLITEREASIMNAAINDKTINVQQEMRDSLRANILKSMLIVLLS encoded by the coding sequence ATGCCAAGGTTATCTGATTTGATTGAAGAATTCATTAAAAGAATGTTTGAAGAAACCGACGGGGATATTCTGGAAATACAGAGGAATGAACTTGCAAATCATTTCGGATGTGCGCCGTCTCAAATCAATTATGTATTGATGACGAGATTTAACACGGACAGGGGTTATTATATAGAAAGCAAAAGAGGCGGAGGCGGCTCCATCAGAATAACAAGAATAAGCTTGGATGGTAATGATTACTTAAATAAGCTTATTTCAGAAAAAATAGGCGGCGAGATTACACAGAGGGCAGCGGAATCTTATATAGATGCTTTTCTGGATCATAATCTTATAACAGAGAGGGAAGCATCTATAATGAATGCTGCTATAAATGATAAGACTATAAATGTGCAGCAAGAGATGAGAGATTCCTTAAGGGCAAATATTCTAAAATCGATGCTGATTGTTTTGTTAAGTTAG